In a genomic window of Salmo trutta unplaced genomic scaffold, fSalTru1.1, whole genome shotgun sequence:
- the LOC115184405 gene encoding uncharacterized protein LOC115184405, whose amino-acid sequence MKCFDVYGRASGAKVNVEKSEMLCVSDTVVSTSNIPFKTVTEHLRILGVNIGVDELEARDFTWTGVINKMKSTLNYWKQRKLKLRGKVVVVNALLMSKCVYTLGVLDMPVWALKEINNVVSGFLWGGKGVKIAHDVMIADYDRGGLRLVDLEVKLKAIRVKRVKQFLYGEEGQGWKEFFRHWLHRSGGCGDYGLLMCLKPSMYAEVPAFYQEVFRAWAEFLPQVSYECDSIGVILNLPVFMNPLLQSEGKMLESKVLMRAGMIRVRDFRYEVVPGFLPDQAILDTVWSVDEDVRKGTVLRMYERIKECFPREWVRLLDNHMSKGVLETLPEMQVKCGESVQALSSTKVRAFYWALLTRKVKAPASEKVWRQVFPGLDVERLWEKMVVRLNSLECTHFDFMMPTDV is encoded by the coding sequence ATGAAGTGTTTTGATGTGTATGGGAGAGCTTCTGGGGCTAAGGTGAATGTTGAAAAATCTGAAATGTTATGCGTTTCTGATACGGTTGTGTCTACAAGTAACATTCCTTTTAAGACTGTTACAGAACATTTGAGAATTTTGGGTGTGAATATTGGGGTAGATGAGCTGGAGGCGAGAGACTTTACTTGGACAGGGGTGATTAATAAAATGAAGTCGACCTTGAATTACTGGAAACAAAGGAAATTAAAATTGAGGGGGAAAGTGGTGGTGGTGAATGCTCTGTTGATGTCAAAATGTGTATATACTTTAGGGGTTCTGGACATGCCTGTATGGGCTCTGAAGGAAATTAATAATGTAGTGTCTGGGTTCCTGTGGGGTGGGAAGGGTGTGAAAATTGCTCATGATGTGATGATAGCAGATTATGATAGGGGTGGGTTGAGATTAGTAGATCTGGAGGTTAAGTTAAAAGCCATACGGGTTAAGAGAGTGAAACAGTTTTTGTACGGGGAGGAGGGTCAGGGGTGGAAGGAGTTTTTCAGACATTGGTTGCATAGGAGTGGAGGATGCGGAGATTATGGGTTGTTAATGTGTTTAAAGCCTAGCATGTATGCAGAGGTGCCTGCCTTTTATCAGGAGGTGTTCAGGGCCTGGGCAGAGTTTTTACCGCAGGTTAGCTATGAGTGTGACTCTATTGGGGTGATTTTGAATCTACCGGTTTTTATGAACCCATTGCTGCAATCTGAGGGAAAGATGCTGGAGAGTAAGGTGCTTATGAGGGCAGGTATGATAAGAGTGAGGGACTTTAGGTATGAGGTGGTGCCGGGGTTCCTGCCTGATCAGGCGATCTTAGATACTGTCTGGAGTGTAGATGAGGATGTCAGGAAAGGGACGGTGTTGAGAATGTATGAGAGGATAAAGGAGTGTTTTCCAAGGGAGTGGGTGAGGCTGCTGGACAATCACATGAGTAAGGGGGTATTAGAGACTTTGCCTGAGATGCAGGTGAAATGTGGGGAGTCTGTGCAAGCCTTATCCTCTACAAAGGTGAGGGCCTTCTACTGGGCTCTTCTTACCAGGAAGGTCAAGGCGCCTGCATCTGAGAAAGTGTGGAGGCAAGTGTTTCCAGGGTTGGATGTGGAGCGGTTGTGGGAGAAGATGGTAGTGAGGCTCAACAGTCTTGAATGTACACATTTTGATTTTAT